One part of the Mya arenaria isolate MELC-2E11 chromosome 3, ASM2691426v1 genome encodes these proteins:
- the LOC128225975 gene encoding receptor-type tyrosine-protein phosphatase epsilon-like: MVQTKDQYVYLHGALAEALLMGTDHVWNRQFEEVHSFMMATEPGEKQPRMVKQFQLIQQSLTNEAQHVQDGPEYGNMETILSEIDAYLPKLKKRNSNFTQQLGAILLPSFSGKNTFLLCKSPSEEQLEEFWSLVEEQHVVTVIMLTSTFSRPHKTCVYMGGNGDGKVGRYSVNFKHERKNKVFNERSFSFRDDNNEDEDYLTTVKQFQFTAWTENETLPPIHNMLECLDAVRKWQPHLAENRPVLIHCETGYERSGLIAVLLNELHRMEKTRGQIHIVETVKTMKQGNRDIIPNTVQYKFIYDSLLEHVQNSTEYENIKSA; this comes from the exons ATGGTTCAGACAAAG GATCAGTATGTATACTTGCACGGAGCCCTTGCCGAAGCCCTGCTGATGGGCACTGATCACGTCTGGAATAGACAGTTTGAAGAGGTCCATTCCTTCATGATGGCAACAGAACCGGGAGAGAAACAACCTAGGATGGTTAAACAGTTTCAG TTGATTCAACAAAGTCTTACAAATGAAGCCCAGCATGTGCAGGATGGGCCAGAATATGGAAACATGGAAACAATTCTTTCAGAAA TCGACGCATATCTCCCGAAATTAAAGAAACGAAATTCAAATTTTACACAACAGCTCGGCGCAATCCTGTTACCA AGCTTTTCGGGAAAGAACACGTTCTTGTTGTGTAAATCTCCATCTGAAGAGCAGCTGGAAGAGTTTTGGTCTCTTGTTGAGGAGCAGCACGTGGTCACCGTCATTATGCTAACCTCTACTTTCAGTCGACCACACAAG ACCTGTGTGTACATGGGCGGAAATGGAGATGGGAAAGTTGGAAGATATTCCGTTAACTTCAAACACGAACGGAAAAACAAAGTGTTCAATGAAAGGAGCTTTTCGTTTCGGGACGACAACAATGAG GACGAAGATTATCTAACAACAGTAAAACAGTTTCAATTCACCGCTTGGACTGAAAACGAAACACTACCACCAATACATAACATGTTAGAATGCCTCGATGCTGTCAGAAAGTGGCAGCCACACCTAGCCGAAAACAGACCCGTTTTGATTCACTGCGA GACGGGGTATGAACGAAGTGGATTGATCGCAGTACTTCTAAATGAGCTCCATCGCATGGAAAAGACACGAGGTCAGATACACATCGTGGAGACTGTGAAGACAATGAAACAGGGAAACAGGGACATCATACCCAATACT GTCCAGTATAAATTCATTTACGATTCACTTTTGGAGCATGTCCAGAACTCAACTGAATATGAGAACATCAAAAGTGCTTAA
- the LOC128225976 gene encoding multiple epidermal growth factor-like domains protein 6, with amino-acid sequence MGTQIGTNLNEPDNNNIGLDIHLKLPRLAQYINIKKTDILDAMTLCEVEVYETECPCEQFGDKCARTCHCSTPCCNSLNGHCPRCKPGWIPPTCETACSKGTYGDNCSGTCSSFCVDGRQCDHITGVCDGGCIPGYDYSMDPQCNKRKYKSSK; translated from the exons ATGGGTACTCAGATTGGTACAAATCTGAACGAACCAGACAACAATAACATTGGCCTAGATATACACCTTAAACTTCCCCGGCTAGCGCAGTACATCAACATAAAGAAAACGGATATCCTTGATGCGATGACGTTATGTGAGGTTGAGGTATATGAAACAG AATGTCCTTGTGAACAGTTTGGTGACAAATGTGCAAGGACCTGTCACTGCAGTACTCCCTGCTGCAACAGTTTAAATGGGCATTGTCCACGATGTAAACCAGGATGGATTCCACCGACATGTGAAACAG CTTGTTCGAAAGGAACTTATGGCGATAACTGCTCCGGCACGTGTAGTTCGTTTTGTGTTGATGGACGACAATGCGACCATATCACCGGAGTTTGCGATGGGGGCTGTATACCGGGATATGATTACAGTATGGATCCACAGTGCAATAAGCGTAAGtataaatcttcaaaataa